One region of Gossypium raimondii isolate GPD5lz chromosome 6, ASM2569854v1, whole genome shotgun sequence genomic DNA includes:
- the LOC105772398 gene encoding fasciclin-like arabinogalactan protein 14: MFPMSSQAVAFLSSIFFVLSALAADAFNINKMLSAYPDFTNFNNLLIQTGIAGEINKKHRVTVLVVANSNMAAVNGVSKDAMKEVLGVHVILDYYDEAKLKQLQTKQATILTTLYQESGRAKNQQGFLNMTNTGNTPVVFASAAPGSKLDCTLVKQITAQPPKVSVLQVSNIINIASISNSASYLPDASAPKLRKALAPGPSRAEAPAVSQISPTKPPSANANANANANANANANAPAPASTSSVVSLPSRDYLASSILMIFSWAWLLLPMV, translated from the coding sequence atGTTTCCAATGTCTTCTCAAGCTGTCGCATTTCTCTCTAGCATTTTCTTTGTCTTATCAGCATTAGCTGCTGATGCTTTTAACATCAACAAGATGCTCAGCGCCTACCCGGATTTCACAAACTTCAACAACTTGTTGATTCAAACGGGTATTGCTGGTGAAATCAACAAGAAGCATAGAGTCACTGTTCTTGTTGTTGCCAATTCTAATATGGCTGCAGTCAATGGAGTATCCAAAGATGCAATGAAGGAGGTCTTGGGCGTGCATGTGATACTCGATTATTATGATGAAGCCAAGCTAAAACAACTGCAAACAAAACAAGCAACCATTCTCACAACACTTTACCAAGAAAGCGGTAGAGCCAAAAATCAGCAAGGTTTCTTGAATATGACCAACACGGGCAATACACCAGTGGTTTTTGCATCTGCTGCTCCAGGTTCTAAACTTGATTGTACATTAGTTAAACAAATTACAGCGCAACCTCCTAAGGTTTCAGTACTCCAAGTCagtaatattataaatatagcCTCAATTTCAAATTCTGCATCTTACCTCCCTGATGCTTCCGCTCCAAAATTGAGGAAGGCACTGGCACCAGGTCCTAGTCGTGCTGAGGCTCCAGCTGTATCACAGATTAGCCCTACCAAGCCACCATCTGCTAATGCTAATGCTAATGCTAATGCTAATGCTAATGCTAATGCTAATGCTCCTGCTCCTGCCAGTACAAGTTCTGTTGTATCCCTTCCTTCTAGGGATTATCTGGCTTCCAGCATCCTTATGATTTTCAGTTGGGCTTGGTTACTGCTTCCAATGGTTTGA